In the Arachis ipaensis cultivar K30076 chromosome B10, Araip1.1, whole genome shotgun sequence genome, one interval contains:
- the LOC110268066 gene encoding putative uncharacterized protein DDB_G0287183 has product MAVVVAVIACGGGYRGGGGGGDGACYSCGGRYNGGGGGGSCNNCGYSGLLQGTTQQALAEKYLHSMLILMVQKLEFLSDLVVQPDVIVIFFWTLVILHYTLRKASLMSRGIIFILDFTYQDVILLPFLRTVALILGVVVWLNQLMIVK; this is encoded by the exons ATGGCAGTGGTGGTCGCAGTTATTGCGTGTGGTGGTGGATACAGAGGAGGAGGAGGCGGTGGTGATGGTGCTTGCTACAGCTGCGGTGGTAGGTACAACGGCGGAGGCGGTGGTGGAAGCTGTAACAACTGTGGGTATTCTGGGCTTTTGCAAGGGACTACCCAACAAGCTCTCGCTGAAAAAT ATTTGCATTCGATGTTGATCTTGATGGTCCAAAAGTTAGAATTCCTCTCAGATCTCGTGGTTCAGCCAGATGTGATAGTCATTTTCTTTTGGACTTTGGTCATTTTACACTACACACTGCG GAAAGCCAGTCTGATGAGCAGAGGCATAATCTTTATTCTCGATTTTACATATCAGGACGTGATTTTGCTGCCTTTTTTACGGACTGTGGCTCTGATTTTGGGAGTTGTAGTTTGGTTAAACCAACTCATGATAGTCAAATAA